A DNA window from Parabacteroides johnsonii DSM 18315 contains the following coding sequences:
- a CDS encoding TolC family protein: MKTTLILLLIFSSMHCMAQKRKSYTDNATIVEVGAKSDSDSIQAMLDDYERVQLPPLSVFLQSVYEHPSVKIYEAKRDEVNAERKITQREWLSYLRLHGTYQYGRNNLYSTSSTDGNPIISDIGNNQNLYNAGVSVSIPIGDLVSRKQKNKAKKAQYLQLQSEYEMSVEERKLMILQAYNNVLQQLATLKAKSDAAALYNAQMKISEQDFINGKIDITALSLERGRRSSAVITYQEGRAALHNAVTLLEMLTNVKIINRSSQEK, translated from the coding sequence ATGAAAACAACACTTATATTATTATTGATATTCAGCTCTATGCATTGCATGGCGCAAAAACGCAAAAGCTATACGGACAATGCGACAATTGTAGAAGTCGGAGCCAAGTCCGACTCCGACTCCATACAGGCTATGTTGGATGATTACGAACGTGTTCAACTACCTCCCCTTTCAGTGTTTCTTCAATCCGTCTATGAACATCCTTCCGTCAAAATATATGAAGCGAAACGGGATGAGGTAAACGCGGAAAGAAAAATCACCCAACGGGAATGGCTTAGTTACCTGAGATTGCATGGTACATACCAATACGGTCGGAATAATCTCTATTCTACTTCTTCCACAGATGGAAATCCTATAATCAGTGACATAGGAAATAACCAGAATTTATATAATGCAGGAGTATCCGTTAGTATCCCGATCGGTGACTTGGTGAGTAGAAAACAAAAAAACAAGGCTAAAAAAGCACAATATCTTCAACTGCAATCCGAATATGAAATGTCGGTAGAAGAACGAAAATTGATGATTTTACAGGCTTACAACAATGTACTCCAGCAATTGGCGACACTAAAAGCGAAATCCGATGCCGCTGCGTTGTACAACGCCCAAATGAAAATATCCGAACAGGATTTTATTAACGGGAAAATAGATATTACCGCCCTTTCTCTTGAAAGAGGACGCCGTTCAAGTGCTGTGATTACCTATCAAGAAGGCCGTGCCGCCTTACATAACGCCGTCACACTATTGGAGATGCTTACGAATGTAAAGATTATCAACAGAAGCAGCCAGGAAAAATAA
- a CDS encoding glycosyltransferase, whose protein sequence is MDFEYEINKWWFSNGDKLIEYADAIVFLLFLIAVLYIFIFSLASLKKTRNKYPPARKKHRFVVLFPAYQEDAVIINSVCSFLEQDYPSYMYEIIVITDKMRERTIQTLKALPSITVLEAGYAQSTKTNALRLAMDYLSTKTEKCDMVVIMDADNIVNASFLNKLNDAYYSGCLAIQTHRVAKNRNTNTAVLDAVSEEINNSIFRSGHTRLGFSSALIGSGMAFDYDWLIQYIYKATHVGVDKQLESMLLSQNIYIEFLEDVYTYDEKIEKKGQFYEQRRRWIATQFTNLFSGLWKLPKAFFSGNWDYCDKLLQWMMPPRIILFGFLVIFSIVTTWYDWSLSLKWWGITFILIISFFMAIPDYLVDNRFQKAIISLPLLFILMFLNLFRLRGANKKFIHTVHGDHSSDNN, encoded by the coding sequence ATGGATTTTGAATATGAAATAAACAAATGGTGGTTCTCCAATGGGGATAAACTGATAGAATATGCAGATGCAATCGTATTTCTTTTGTTTCTGATAGCAGTATTGTATATTTTCATTTTTTCATTGGCTTCACTGAAAAAGACAAGGAACAAATATCCTCCTGCCCGGAAGAAACACCGCTTTGTCGTTCTATTTCCTGCCTACCAGGAAGATGCAGTCATTATTAATTCTGTTTGTTCATTTTTGGAACAGGATTACCCTTCCTATATGTATGAGATTATCGTGATAACCGACAAAATGCGGGAAAGAACTATTCAAACACTCAAAGCATTACCATCCATCACAGTATTGGAAGCTGGATATGCCCAAAGTACCAAAACGAATGCGCTCCGTCTCGCCATGGACTACCTGAGTACAAAAACTGAAAAATGTGACATGGTCGTAATCATGGATGCGGACAACATCGTGAACGCATCTTTCCTGAATAAATTGAACGATGCCTATTATTCCGGCTGCCTCGCCATACAAACACATCGAGTTGCCAAAAACAGGAATACCAATACAGCCGTTCTGGATGCGGTCAGCGAAGAGATAAATAATTCCATTTTCCGTTCCGGGCATACCCGCCTGGGCTTTTCCTCCGCATTGATAGGTTCCGGCATGGCTTTCGATTATGATTGGCTTATACAATACATTTATAAAGCGACTCATGTCGGAGTGGATAAACAACTTGAAAGCATGTTGCTTTCACAGAATATCTATATCGAATTTCTGGAAGACGTTTATACTTATGATGAAAAAATCGAAAAGAAAGGACAGTTCTACGAACAACGACGCAGATGGATCGCTACACAATTCACGAATTTGTTTTCCGGCTTATGGAAGCTCCCCAAAGCTTTCTTCTCAGGCAACTGGGATTATTGTGACAAACTTTTGCAATGGATGATGCCTCCGCGAATAATCTTATTTGGTTTTCTGGTGATATTTTCAATTGTAACAACTTGGTACGATTGGTCTTTATCTCTTAAATGGTGGGGAATCACATTCATACTGATCATTTCATTTTTCATGGCGATACCGGATTATCTGGTGGACAATCGTTTCCAGAAAGCCATCATCAGCCTGCCGCTTCTGTTCATTTTAATGTTCCTCAATCTTTTCCGCCTGAGAGGAGCAAACAAAAAATTTATTCATACGGTACACGGTGATCATTCATCCGATAACAATTAA
- a CDS encoding O-antigen ligase family protein, with protein MEGIKEDTKSFSPYPLLVIGLILLAYALIQQIWLMAAAVVIVPFLTFYIVTVLNKPYWGFITLFTLNYFFIGILRYVNIQNSSVMMDAFIIFLLVCIFLYSLCGGKIPWQRANNKLLYISLVWMIYVFFELFNPSAVIEAWVYTRNSFYNFTLLVLLTSLLLSRVLDIKRILFLLSIFTLIAIAKALIQRYIGFDAGENAWLIRSESYKTHLLPSGIRYFSIFSDAGNFGSNMGMAAVVFMILSFYMSNKKLRYYYRFVSLFAAYGLIMSGTRGAMIVPLGGLAMFILLNKNVRYIVGGAICLLFIYIFFAQTHIWDSNRQIHRMRTAFHPEKDASYLVRKANQKRLAEYMVHKPFGEGVGLAGIEGRRFSHRFTTEVPTDSHYVNIWVQFGIVGLCLHIVILLFIITYSAYLIMFRIRNRELKGMLIAMNCGLWGIMLSAYGNNFFWQYPTGYIAYIFQTFLVLGKSYDNELTGQTKLEPNTNIL; from the coding sequence ATGGAAGGGATAAAAGAAGATACTAAATCTTTCAGCCCCTATCCGCTATTGGTTATAGGGCTTATACTGTTAGCTTATGCATTAATACAACAAATATGGTTGATGGCGGCAGCTGTCGTGATAGTTCCTTTTCTTACTTTTTACATCGTTACCGTGCTTAATAAACCCTACTGGGGATTTATAACCCTATTTACATTGAACTATTTTTTCATCGGGATATTACGTTATGTGAATATCCAAAACAGCAGTGTGATGATGGATGCTTTTATTATATTTCTATTGGTATGTATTTTCCTCTATTCTTTATGCGGAGGGAAAATACCCTGGCAAAGAGCCAACAATAAACTACTGTATATATCTCTTGTATGGATGATCTATGTGTTTTTTGAGTTGTTCAATCCATCCGCAGTCATAGAAGCCTGGGTATATACTCGCAATTCTTTTTACAATTTTACGCTATTGGTGTTATTAACCTCCCTGCTATTAAGCAGAGTGTTGGATATCAAAAGAATATTATTCCTGTTATCCATTTTCACCTTGATAGCGATCGCTAAAGCACTTATACAACGTTATATAGGGTTTGATGCTGGAGAAAATGCCTGGCTAATAAGAAGTGAAAGCTATAAAACACATCTTTTACCAAGTGGAATCCGTTACTTTTCCATTTTTTCGGATGCTGGAAATTTTGGTTCCAATATGGGAATGGCAGCAGTCGTTTTTATGATTTTATCTTTTTATATGTCCAATAAGAAGCTCCGGTATTACTACAGGTTCGTGTCTCTATTTGCTGCTTATGGACTAATAATGTCCGGTACACGCGGCGCCATGATCGTCCCACTTGGAGGATTAGCCATGTTTATCCTGCTTAATAAAAATGTCCGCTATATTGTGGGAGGAGCAATCTGTTTACTTTTTATTTATATTTTTTTCGCTCAAACACATATTTGGGATTCAAACCGGCAGATACATCGTATGCGCACAGCTTTTCATCCGGAAAAAGACGCTTCTTATCTGGTCAGGAAAGCAAATCAGAAACGACTTGCCGAATATATGGTTCATAAACCATTCGGAGAAGGAGTCGGGTTGGCAGGCATAGAAGGAAGACGCTTTTCCCACCGTTTTACAACCGAGGTACCGACAGACTCACACTATGTCAATATTTGGGTACAGTTTGGGATCGTCGGATTATGCCTGCATATCGTCATTTTATTGTTTATCATTACATACAGTGCCTATCTGATCATGTTCCGCATACGAAACAGGGAGCTGAAAGGCATGTTGATAGCCATGAATTGCGGTCTATGGGGTATCATGCTCAGTGCATACGGCAATAATTTTTTCTGGCAGTACCCGACAGGATATATCGCGTATATATTTCAGACTTTTCTTGTTTTAGGAAAATCGTATGACAATGAATTGACAGGACAAACAAAATTAGAACCCAATACAAACATATTATAG
- a CDS encoding GumC family protein, with amino-acid sequence MNITLYIIRFLYRIRYQLIFGSVIVTGLVIYFSRFIPKTYTVKATIYTGIVSDTGLNSDQQPANWKSVENMFDNLVKLTQEKGIQKNIAIKLLAINLVHGNLDEDNVYIRAKNYQELIKIIPEDLLQLVDKDSEERTIDNFMKYMKNDPENFLYGILNGNGPFYSYNKLSSLTAKRLDNSDLIEISYQTTDPGITLSTIKLIYDELRAAYEDIRYKTTNDIVAYYEKELNRQQAKLSSLEDNLVNYNVANSVINYPEQTKAIANSYSEFENRYEATRRAHESADKVIQKMEQYMNIRTKLVKANDEFIQALNEISSINGKITEIETFNSEEMQNKNTDLLKYKEQLRSAEQKISSLTTMINSYKESKEGVAIDGLVDEWLRQTIVKTKAKAELDVLDQRRKVYNEQYKIYSPIGTQIDRQQREIKVLEQSYLQMLHALNMAKMKQKDIQLTSATLRLISEPTFPILSDKSKRSLLVIAAFLGSILFIIGFNLLIELLDRTLRDADRARRLTGLPVLAAFTGHINLKYRGFTKASNRVVAAYCCNQLNIFLQLGRTSIINLISFGEQEGKSFIASYLQEYWEDLGFTVKIISYGKDYNSQSMVYAQANSIHSIYEPPYGQESPDILIVKYPPLRDYPISTALLQEAQVNLLVADACRVWTTSDTQLLGHFRKQIKDKPLYLLLNRAEREFVEDFTGQLPPYSGLKNLTFRLNQFGLTANKS; translated from the coding sequence ATGAATATCACATTATACATAATACGTTTCCTTTACCGGATTCGATATCAACTGATATTTGGCTCCGTTATTGTCACGGGGTTGGTTATCTATTTTTCTCGCTTTATACCTAAAACATACACCGTAAAAGCAACAATCTACACCGGCATTGTCTCCGACACAGGTTTAAATAGCGATCAGCAACCGGCCAATTGGAAATCTGTAGAGAATATGTTCGATAACCTTGTCAAGTTGACTCAGGAAAAAGGTATACAGAAAAATATTGCAATCAAACTACTCGCTATAAATCTTGTCCACGGCAACCTTGATGAAGACAATGTTTATATACGTGCCAAAAATTACCAAGAGCTAATAAAAATCATACCTGAAGACTTGCTGCAATTAGTAGACAAAGATTCTGAAGAAAGAACAATCGACAATTTCATGAAATACATGAAAAACGATCCTGAAAATTTCTTATATGGCATACTTAACGGCAACGGGCCATTTTATAGCTACAACAAGCTGTCTTCCCTCACCGCAAAAAGACTGGACAACAGCGATCTTATCGAAATTTCCTACCAGACAACAGATCCGGGCATCACACTAAGTACAATCAAACTCATATATGACGAATTGCGAGCCGCCTATGAAGACATACGCTATAAAACCACAAATGACATCGTTGCCTATTATGAAAAAGAACTTAACAGACAGCAAGCAAAACTGTCAAGCCTGGAAGATAATCTAGTCAACTATAATGTCGCAAACAGTGTCATCAACTATCCGGAACAGACCAAAGCTATAGCTAACTCATATTCAGAATTTGAAAACCGTTACGAAGCGACCCGGAGGGCTCACGAAAGTGCGGACAAAGTCATTCAAAAAATGGAACAATATATGAATATCCGAACAAAATTGGTGAAAGCCAATGATGAGTTTATTCAAGCTCTGAATGAAATATCTTCGATCAATGGAAAAATAACCGAGATTGAAACATTCAATTCGGAAGAGATGCAAAATAAAAACACCGATCTTCTAAAATATAAAGAGCAATTAAGAAGCGCCGAACAAAAAATATCCTCCTTGACGACAATGATAAACAGCTATAAAGAAAGTAAGGAAGGGGTTGCAATCGACGGACTTGTAGACGAGTGGTTAAGGCAAACGATCGTGAAGACAAAAGCGAAAGCCGAATTGGATGTTTTGGACCAAAGAAGAAAGGTTTACAACGAACAGTATAAGATTTACTCTCCCATCGGGACACAAATAGATAGGCAACAACGCGAAATCAAAGTGTTGGAACAATCCTATCTGCAAATGTTGCATGCACTGAACATGGCTAAAATGAAACAGAAGGATATACAGCTCACCTCTGCAACACTAAGGTTGATTTCCGAACCGACATTCCCTATCTTGAGTGATAAAAGTAAACGATCTTTACTGGTTATAGCCGCCTTTTTGGGTAGCATACTTTTTATTATCGGATTTAATCTGCTGATAGAATTACTGGACCGCACCCTACGGGATGCAGACCGTGCCAGACGGCTTACCGGTCTTCCGGTTCTGGCAGCATTCACCGGACACATCAATCTGAAATACCGGGGATTTACAAAGGCTTCGAACAGGGTTGTCGCAGCTTATTGTTGCAATCAATTAAATATATTCTTGCAACTCGGCCGTACCTCAATCATTAATTTGATCAGCTTCGGAGAGCAGGAAGGAAAAAGTTTTATTGCATCCTATTTACAGGAATATTGGGAGGATTTGGGTTTCACTGTCAAAATAATATCTTATGGTAAAGACTACAATTCACAATCGATGGTATATGCTCAAGCCAATAGCATTCATAGTATTTACGAGCCTCCATACGGACAGGAAAGCCCCGATATCCTGATAGTCAAATATCCTCCACTAAGAGATTATCCCATCTCCACTGCTTTGTTGCAGGAAGCACAAGTCAACCTGTTAGTAGCAGATGCCTGCCGGGTATGGACAACCAGTGACACCCAGCTTTTAGGACATTTCAGAAAACAGATCAAGGACAAACCTCTTTATTTGCTATTAAACCGTGCGGAACGGGAATTTGTAGAAGATTTTACCGGCCAGCTTCCTCCCTATTCAGGATTGAAGAATCTGACATTCCGGCTCAATCAATTCGGTCTCACAGCCAATAAATCATAA